The genomic DNA CGGTTGTTACTGGTAACCGCAGGAATTCTTCTTTCTTATTATGTGGTTCGACTTTTTTTGATTCCGGAATCCTTTGGCAAATATGGTTGGTACAGGGCAAATGTGCTTCAGGAATATCAAAAGCTCCCCGTCCGATATGGTGGGGCTTCCAATTGTACCGACTGCCATGCCGATATAGTTGAGAAGAAGAATCAGGGTGGGCACAAGATGATTTCTTGTGAATCCTGTCACGGTCCGCTTGCTTCTCACATGGAAAATCAGAACGTGGTACCGGAAAAAATGAAGGATCGCAATTTTTGCGTGAGATGCCATGAACAGAATCAATCACGGCCTTCCTGGCTGCGGCAGGTCGTTTCAGCCGAGCATTCACAGGGACTCAATTGCATGGATTGTCACGTACCACACCTTCCCGCGGAGTCGCCATGATCACTTTTTCAAGACGCAAAATTTTGAGTTGGATTGGAAAAGTTTCGGCCGGAGTAGCAGCAGTTTGCGCGACAAAGCCGGTAAAGGCCGTTGTTCAGTCGTTCAGGAAAACGCTCGCGCCGCAGGGCTATGATCCATTTGCGCATAAATGGCTGATGACAATCGACGTGGATCGATGCATCGGATGTGGCCTTTGTGTGGAAGCATGCAAGATCGAAAATCATGTTCCACAAAGCGCAGCCTATTTTCGAACATGGGTGGAGCGTTATACCATCCTGAAACCAAAACCCGGATCAGGGGAAGCTTTTGGTGAAACAATTGTTGATTCGCCAAACGGCGGCCAGAACGGCTTTCCTCCGCCCGCGGTACCCGCTGAAGAGATTCTGCGATCATTTTTCGTGCCAAAGTTGTGCAACCTTTGCGTGGAATCCCCCTGTGTTCAATCGTGTCCTGTCGGCGCAACCTTCGACACTCCCGATGGCGCTGTTTTGATAGATCCGGACTATTGTATTGGCTGCGGATTCTGCGTGCAAAGCTGTCCGTATGGCTGCCGCTTCATGAATCCCGAAACTCAAACAGCTGAGAAGTGCAGTCTGTGCTATCACAGAATTACAAGAGGTTTGCAGCCCGCGTGCGTAGAAGTTTGCCCGACAGAATCAAGAATTTTCGGTGATCTCAAGAACCTTACTGAAGAAAGCCCATTAAAAAAATTCATAGATAACAAGAAAACAAATGTCCTGAAACCTCATCTCGGAACGGAGCCGCGAGTTCTGTACGCAGGGATTGATAAAGAGGTGCGTTAATGTTGTTGCCTCTTTCCATGTCCATAACCGACGAATTGAGCAAGGTCCAGGGGTTTATCTACCCGAATGAATTGAACCTGATCTGGAGCGTTGTCATTGTTGTCTACCCTTATCTAACAGGGCTCGTTGCCGGCGCATTCATTATGGCTTCTCTTGTAAGAGTGTTTAACGTGAAAGCCCTTACTCCGATTTACCGGCTCTCGTTGCTGACTGCGCTCGCATTCCTGATTGTCTCTCCACTTCCACTGTTATTGCACCTTGGGCATCCGGAAAGGTTCTACGAAGTGTTAATGACTCCGCACACGACTTCGCCGATGGCAATCTTCGGGTTTGTCTATGCATGGTATCTCATGGTGGTTTTATTGCTCGAGCTCTGGTTCGATTACAGGGAAAATTTCGTTGAATGGTCCCGTTCGATTCCCGGATGGAAAGGCCGGTTCTATAAAGTGCTGACTCTGGGGGTAACGGATGTTTCTGAATCGGCTCTTCGTGTTGATGAGCGTATGGGAAAGATCATAACAGTGATTGGCATCCCTTGCGCTTTCCTGCTACATGGGTACGTCGGATTTATTTTTGGTTCGATTAAAGCAAACCCCTGGTGGGGCGCCGTGTTGATGCCGATCATTTTTATCTTTTCTGCGATTGTATCTGGCATTGCTCTTCTCCTTTTTCTTTATGTAGTTATCGGTAAGATACGAAAGGTTCCGGTTGACCAGGCCTGTCTGGAAACAATTGGAAAATTTCTTTTTCATGTCCTGGTAATTGATATAGCGGTGGAATCCCTGGATTGGATTCACCGCCTTTATGAAGCGGAAGAATCATTGGATGTTCTGGTGTTGTTAGCTTCTGGAAAGCTAATTTATTCATTTTTGGTAATTCAGGTCTTCATCGGCACGTTGATTCCGCTGCTTCTCCTGGGCTGGATGCAAATCTCATCGCGTTCCCGGTCTGTGATTCGGAATAAACTTTATTTTCTTTCCGGTGTTCTGATCCTCATTGGCGTTTTTGCCATGCGTTGGAACGTTGTAATCGGTGGACAGCTTTTTTCAAAGAGCCTGCGAGGATTTACCACTTACAAGCTCGAATTGCTCGGCCAGGAGTCTCTCCTGGTTTCCCTCGTGTTAATGGTGCTGCCATTTGTGCTTCTCGCAATCATGACACGCCTCTTTTTGCCGCGTGAAGAACATTCTCCATCTCCCATGCAGATCTGACGTTCTCACGTTGGTGGGCTATGGTTCGCCTATCGTGTTCTTGTTGAAAAAGCACCACTTGCCCAGGGATTGAAAGAAGGTAGAAAAATCGGTATGAAGCCTTCCATGGAGGATGCGGTATTCGAATTTATTAGAAGTCAGACGGCAAGAACGGCCCCTTAGCGCTTAAACGAAGTGGTGCGGGCGGAGAAGCTGTGAAAAAATGTGGTGCGGACGACTCGTCCGCCGGGAAATGATGTTGCACTATCGTCGTTAGGGCGGGGCGCCCGTACCACATCAAAGCCAAAACTCAATTTTTTGTATCGGTGAAATATAGTTTGCCAATTTAAATAGTGATCCGGCAACACCGATTTTATCAAGAGATCTCTTCACAATTTCCGTCGCTCATCATTCTATTTTGCGCACTCCTCTTCTTACTCGGGACCGAAAATCTTTGAAAGCATCTCGGGCTGCAAGTAATCAGCAAGGGAATGGTGTCCATACCACTTCTTCAGGTCTTTCTCCACGACCTCTCTATATTCAATCTGCGGATCTCTTACATGCCGGTAGACATAAACAACGGGGATCAGTTCATTTTTCGTGGCTTCGGGATCCTTCCAGTAATCTCCGCTGAAGTGAGCCTGAAAAATTATGGAGTCGGTTTTGTTATTGATCTCCAGATCTCCAATGCTGACATTGAACGATTCCGGATCGCAATGATGATTTTTTTCCCTGCACCAGTTTTGATCGGAATAGACCTCTTTCATTTTCTCGATATATTTAAGCCTGACGGCTTGATATGGTTTCATCGGATAAATTTCCTTTCCGGATTTTGTGACAGGGTTATACAGGGAAATCGTTGCCGGATGGGTCGGTGCAAAATGGACTTCGCTATTGTGATAGACCACAGTCTCATCATCAAAAATAGCTAGAGGCCAGCCGTAGAGAGCCTTTTGAAACTGCAGTTTTTTGTTGAAAATCAAAGTACAACCCGCTGAGGGATTGATATGGGTTTCCAAGTGAAGGAAGTTTTTAGAATATTGAATTCCAGTAATCGCGTTGGATCCGAAGCAGTAATCGGATTCCCTCAGGTTCACTTTCGTTTCGAACCACTGTAACTTCTTCCGATCAAAAAGCACAACATGGATTTCTGGATCAGTTCCGTCAACAAAATAGCCCACGCAAAAAACATCTGCGGTGTTAGAAACTTCCGCGCCCAATAGGGACAAGTCCAGATCCCTTAATGGAACATAGTCGAAACCGTTCTCCTTCAAGACATCCCTTAAAGAAGTACTCCATAATGGAGTAAAGAATAATACCGTTATAAGGATTGTAGGGGCCAAAATTCTCATCTCTTCAAAGTTCCTTTGCTCATAATTCTATTCGGCGCAACAGGAAAGTTTTGCGGGATTCTTGTAGCGCGAAATCGCCGCAATCTTTAAAGCCTCCGCCATGGTGGGATAAACATGTAACAGTTCAACAAAATCACTAAGCTTCGCCTTGAACCTCATCGCCATTGCTGCTTCGTGAATGACTTCGCCTGCGTTTACACCAACCATAGATACTCCCAGCACTTCGTCACTTTGCGCGTCCGCTACCATTTTAATGATTCCCCGTGTGTCCCGGATGGCGCCGGCTCGCGGAACCAGCGACAACGGCAGTGTGTTGCACCAGCAAAGATGACCGGCAGCAACAGCTTCCTCTTCGGTGATGCCAACAACTCCGATTTGAGGATCGGTGAAGATCGTTCGAGGAATGATACGATGGTTCACTCTTCGGGGCAGTTCTTGCGATAGCGCATTGTGCGCTGCGACTCCGCCATCCTGACTTCCAACGGGAGTTGCCATTTGGCTCCTGGTTTTCCGCCCAATGACGTCGCCGGCTGCGAATATGTGAGAGATATTTGTCCGCAGGTACTCGTCGACTTGTATCTCCCCACGCGAACCGATTAAAACTCCTGTTTTTTCTATGCCAATTTGATCGCTGTTGGGTCGCCTTCCCGCTGCGACAAGAAGCTTTTGAGCCGTAATTTTGCGGGATTCGCGCCCCAGCCGGATGTTTACCGTTATCCCTTTTCCTTGATGTTCTGCTGAATTAATGGAAACATCAGTTAAAATTTGCAATCCTTCTTCCTGCAAAATCTTTCCGATGCTTCGGCTCACCTCCGGTTCATAACCATGCGCCAAAAGTTGTTTGCTTCGTTCCAGGATTGTTACCTTTGTTCCAAAGCGTTGAAACATCTGACCCAATTCGAGAGCGATGTAGCCTCCCCCGATGATCACCAATGATTCGGGAAGCTCGGATAATTCAATTGATTCATCACTCGTGAGTAAATCGCTCGTAATATATGGAACGTCCCTAAGACCAGGAATGTCAGGTATAACAGGACGCGAGCCCGTAGCGATCAGTATTTTCTCTCCGACTATTCGGTTTCCATTAATCTGAACCGTATGTTCATCAACAAACTCTACATGGCCTTTTTCTATAACGATCTTGCCATCGACCAGACTCTCGTATTTTTTCTCTCTGTAATTGCTGACCACTTCGTCCTTCTGTGCAATTAGCTGTTTGAAATCCAGGGATAGTTTTGCAGAGCCGATTCCCGGATACCGGGGATTTGCAGCATCGTAAATGATCTTTGCAGCTTCAATCAGGTTTTTTGAGGGCAGGCAGCCACGGTTCACACAGGTTCCTCCGATCGTTCGCTCCTCTGTCATTACGGAAGTCTT from bacterium includes the following:
- a CDS encoding NapC/NirT family cytochrome c, translating into MLRLRLPPQITRLLLVTAGILLSYYVVRLFLIPESFGKYGWYRANVLQEYQKLPVRYGGASNCTDCHADIVEKKNQGGHKMISCESCHGPLASHMENQNVVPEKMKDRNFCVRCHEQNQSRPSWLRQVVSAEHSQGLNCMDCHVPHLPAESP
- a CDS encoding 4Fe-4S dicluster domain-containing protein — encoded protein: MITFSRRKILSWIGKVSAGVAAVCATKPVKAVVQSFRKTLAPQGYDPFAHKWLMTIDVDRCIGCGLCVEACKIENHVPQSAAYFRTWVERYTILKPKPGSGEAFGETIVDSPNGGQNGFPPPAVPAEEILRSFFVPKLCNLCVESPCVQSCPVGATFDTPDGAVLIDPDYCIGCGFCVQSCPYGCRFMNPETQTAEKCSLCYHRITRGLQPACVEVCPTESRIFGDLKNLTEESPLKKFIDNKKTNVLKPHLGTEPRVLYAGIDKEVR
- the nrfD gene encoding polysulfide reductase NrfD, with protein sequence MLLPLSMSITDELSKVQGFIYPNELNLIWSVVIVVYPYLTGLVAGAFIMASLVRVFNVKALTPIYRLSLLTALAFLIVSPLPLLLHLGHPERFYEVLMTPHTTSPMAIFGFVYAWYLMVVLLLELWFDYRENFVEWSRSIPGWKGRFYKVLTLGVTDVSESALRVDERMGKIITVIGIPCAFLLHGYVGFIFGSIKANPWWGAVLMPIIFIFSAIVSGIALLLFLYVVIGKIRKVPVDQACLETIGKFLFHVLVIDIAVESLDWIHRLYEAEESLDVLVLLASGKLIYSFLVIQVFIGTLIPLLLLGWMQISSRSRSVIRNKLYFLSGVLILIGVFAMRWNVVIGGQLFSKSLRGFTTYKLELLGQESLLVSLVLMVLPFVLLAIMTRLFLPREEHSPSPMQI
- the merA gene encoding mercury(II) reductase, producing MSNEKRFDLVILGSGSTAFAAALRAQEFGKTSVMTEERTIGGTCVNRGCLPSKNLIEAAKIIYDAANPRYPGIGSAKLSLDFKQLIAQKDEVVSNYREKKYESLVDGKIVIEKGHVEFVDEHTVQINGNRIVGEKILIATGSRPVIPDIPGLRDVPYITSDLLTSDESIELSELPESLVIIGGGYIALELGQMFQRFGTKVTILERSKQLLAHGYEPEVSRSIGKILQEEGLQILTDVSINSAEHQGKGITVNIRLGRESRKITAQKLLVAAGRRPNSDQIGIEKTGVLIGSRGEIQVDEYLRTNISHIFAAGDVIGRKTRSQMATPVGSQDGGVAAHNALSQELPRRVNHRIIPRTIFTDPQIGVVGITEEEAVAAGHLCWCNTLPLSLVPRAGAIRDTRGIIKMVADAQSDEVLGVSMVGVNAGEVIHEAAMAMRFKAKLSDFVELLHVYPTMAEALKIAAISRYKNPAKLSCCAE